In Carya illinoinensis cultivar Pawnee chromosome 16, C.illinoinensisPawnee_v1, whole genome shotgun sequence, a single window of DNA contains:
- the LOC122299863 gene encoding protein LTO1 homolog, with the protein MEDIFESSLHLEETHYEEGYSDGYKHGLVLGKEEAQQVGLRVGFEAGEELGFYRGFIDVWNFAIRVDQTRFSDRIQKMIKQMEELVEKYPVFDPESESVQELMGALRLKFRAVSATLGMKLEYNGYPKMGQDPKEIGF; encoded by the coding sequence ATGGAGGATATCTTTGAATCCTCTCTGCATTTGGAAGAAACACACTATGAGGAAGGGTATTCTGATGGCTACAAACACGGTCTAGTCCTTGGCAAAGAGGAGGCCCAACAAGTGGGCTTGAGAGTGGGCTTCGAGGCTGGGGAGGAGCTTGGCTTCTACCGCGGTTTCATCGATGTCTGGAACTTTGCCATCCGGGTCGATCAGACTCGATTCTCGGATCGAATCCAAAAGATGATCAAGCAGATGGAGGAGTTGGTTGAGAAATACCCAGTTTTTGACCCAGAGAGTGAGAGCGTTCAAGAACTCATGGGTGCTTTGAGGCTCAAGTTTAGGGCCGTTTCCGCAACACTGGGCATGAAATTGGAGTATAATGGATACCCCAAAATGGGGCAAGATCCTAAGGAGATCgggttttaa